The following nucleotide sequence is from Halapricum desulfuricans.
CATGTCGGCGTCGTGCTCGGTCTTCGCTCCGAGGGAGGCCCTGGCGAGGTGACCGACGATGAGTAACGCTGACGAGGAACTCGCAAAGGACCTCGGGCCGCTGGCGGCGCTGACGATCGGCGTCGGAACGATGATCGGCGCGGGTATCTTCGTGTTGCCCGGCGAGGCGGCCGCCGAGGCCGGCCCGGCCGTCGCGCTGTCGTTCATCGCGGGCGGCGTCATCTCGATGTTCACCGCGATGTCTGCCTCCGAACTCGGGACCGCGATGCCGAAAGCCGGCGGCAGTTACTACTACGTCAATCACGCGCTCGGGCCGCTCTTCGGCTCGATCGCCGGGATGGGCAACTGGATGGGACTGGCCTTTGCGAGCGCGTTCTACACGATCGGGTTCGGGGACTACCTCGCGACGTTCGTCCCGCTCCCCAGTTTCGAAATCGCCGCGCTCGTCGTCACCCAGTCACAGGTCGGTGCGTTGCTGGCCGGCGGGACGTTCGTCGCGGTCAACTACGTCGGTGCCAAAGAGACCGGCCGGCTACAGAACGCGATCGTACTCATGCTCGTTGCGATTCTTACCGTGTTTTCGATTCTCGGATTCCTGCAGGCCGATCTCTCGACGCTCCAGCCGTTTTTCCCCGACGAAACTGGCGGTGCGGCGGGGATTCTCCCCGGGACCGCCCTCGTGTTCGTCTCGTTTCTCGGGTTTGCGAAGATCACGACTGTCGCAGAAGAAATCAAAAATCCCGGCAGGAACCTCCCGCTTGCGGTCATCGGCAGCGTCGCCATCGTGACGACGATGTACGCTATCATCATGGTCATGCTGATGGGCGTCGTCAACTGGGATCTGCTCGGGCCGGCGAACACGGACACGCCCGTTCTGGACGTCGCCGAGATCGCGTTCGGAGCGTTCGGGTTCGGTGCGGTCGGAGTCGCAATCCTCACCTTTGCCGGACTGCTCGCGACCGCGTCTTCGGCGAACGCCTCGATCCTGGCGTCCTCGCGGATCAACTTCGCGATGGGGCGGGACAAACTCATGAGCCCGTGGCTGAACGACATCCACGACCGGTTCGCCACACCGTATCGCTCGATCGCGGTCACTGGCGGGTTCATCCTCGCATTCATCCTCATCGGGGACATCAAAGTCCTCGCGAAAGCTGGCAGCGTCTTGCACCTGATCGTTTACGGGCTCCTCAACGTCGCGTTGATCGTTATGCGCCAGGCCGACACCCCGGAGTACGAGCCCGAGTTTACGGTCCCGCTGTACCCGATCGTTCCGATCCTGGGCGCGGTCACCTCGTTCGGGCTGATCGCATTCATGAAGCCGATCGAGATCGGTCTCGCCGTCGGCTTCGTCGTCTTCGGCTTTATCTGGTACGTCCTGTATGCGCGCACCCGGACAGCAAAGCAGGGGATCCTCTCGGAGTACGTCCTCTCGCGCCGCGACCGGATGCCTGACCCGGCTGTCTCGGCCGCACAGACGGTCAAACCCGACGGCGGCGAGTACACGGTAATG
It contains:
- a CDS encoding amino acid permease translates to MSNADEELAKDLGPLAALTIGVGTMIGAGIFVLPGEAAAEAGPAVALSFIAGGVISMFTAMSASELGTAMPKAGGSYYYVNHALGPLFGSIAGMGNWMGLAFASAFYTIGFGDYLATFVPLPSFEIAALVVTQSQVGALLAGGTFVAVNYVGAKETGRLQNAIVLMLVAILTVFSILGFLQADLSTLQPFFPDETGGAAGILPGTALVFVSFLGFAKITTVAEEIKNPGRNLPLAVIGSVAIVTTMYAIIMVMLMGVVNWDLLGPANTDTPVLDVAEIAFGAFGFGAVGVAILTFAGLLATASSANASILASSRINFAMGRDKLMSPWLNDIHDRFATPYRSIAVTGGFILAFILIGDIKVLAKAGSVLHLIVYGLLNVALIVMRQADTPEYEPEFTVPLYPIVPILGAVTSFGLIAFMKPIEIGLAVGFVVFGFIWYVLYARTRTAKQGILSEYVLSRRDRMPDPAVSAAQTVKPDGGEYTVMVPLANPEHETDLITLASAIAKARGGTVEAVHIETVPDQTSLQYGAEHLEEIDAGSQELLDQAREDAETFGVEIETSTIVSHESFEEIFDAARDHRADLVVMGWGEDSHGSPGRAESTLDDVTQDPPCDFLVLRDRGFYPGHILLPTAGGPDSELSAEIAKLLWAEYDSDVTVLHVGDDQSEAETFVRSWAEGHDLADAELIGTTGDVETAIEDAARGCSMVILGATERGLLERLVSGSVVMDVVDDVACSVLLAEKARDRSLWERLFG